From the Planktothricoides raciborskii GIHE-MW2 genome, the window CAATGTGCAGACCCCTGGGCGATCGCGCCTACGCAGTGAAATGATTTGTTTTTTCCTTGCTCGATCATAGGTATTTTGGATTATTTTTCCGCTAAAATAAACTCACGAAATCAATTTAAGGCTGTCCTCAGAAACCCCGATGATCTGTACCGGAACACAGAAAACCCCTTGGAGGAAATCAGTTGAACATCTGCGATTTCACGGGTAGCGATCGGTTGTCATTTTTAGCCTTAAATCGATGTCCGACTAAACCTCAAGTCATAGCTGAAATGAATCAGCGGTTCAATGGCGAGTAAACATAATAAACGCGATCAGAAATTTCCTATTTCACCCACTGACTAGCAAGAATTGACTCTCGATACCATAATAAATCAATTAATCTGAATGGTTCCAAGTGATGTCTTTCCCAACTTCCGCGAATCCAATGCTCCATAATTCGGTCAAAGTGCCACTGCGCTTAATGCTAATCATCCCCTTTGCACTGCAAATTTTAGTCGCTGTGGGGCTGACTGCGGGGCTATCATGGTACAACGGCAAAAAGGCTGTGAATGACTTATCAAGCCAGTTAATGACTGAAGTTGCTGCCCAAGTAAAACAGCGAGTGAATCAGTTGGGCAATCCCCCCGATCGCGTACTAACCCCTTCAGAAATTGGTAATCTTCTTCAAAGTTTAAACATAAACCAATTTAAACAAATTGCCATTGTGGAACGCTCCGGGAAAATTGTAGTCCGTCGAGAGTCAAACTTGCCTTTGATTCCTAACTCTGAAGCCCCGGAAAGCATTAAGACAATGCCTAACGGTGACGAGTTAATTCAATCCGCCATGCAATTTTTACAACTTGATCGTCAAGACTGGGCGGAAATTGATCAAAGTCAGCGCTACCGTTTTACATTCAATGGTCAGTCTTACGTTTTCCACGTCACCCCGATTGCCCAGGGTCCTGAGTTGGATTGGCTGCTCTTTATATTGATTCCCGAATCAGCTTTGATGGCTCCAATTAATGCGGATCTTGGCAAGGCCATTTTAATTGGCATAGGGGCGCTGGGATTAACCAGTTTAACGGCGCTAACGATCACGGAATTTATGCGTCAGCGAATTCGTCAGTTAAGGGAAGCAGCTCAGGAGATCGCCCAAGGGAAAACCGGGCAAACCATTGACAGGATTACCGTTGACAGGATTATGGTCAAAGAATTGGCAATTCTGGCGCATTCTTTGGACGAGATGATGCAGGAAATGCAGCAGTCTGCCGAAAAATCAGCGGTCTATACTCAAGAATTACAACAGCAACTTGAAGCAAAAACCGAACAGTTAGAACGAGAAATTCGCGATCGCCACATTGTCGAGCAGCAACTCCAAACTTCTGAAAGAAAAATGCGGGCATTTTTTGCAGCGATGACTGATCTCATCCTGGTGCTAGATACCGATGGCAACTTTGAAATAGCCCCTACCAATCCTGCCGCTTTATATAGCCCAGATATTGATATTATTGGCTTAACTATTGAACATTTTTGTCTGGAAGAAAATTTTCAATGGCTTCAGGATAAAATTCAACGGGTTTTAGAAACCCAAGAAACTTTGAATTTTGATTACCGCTTGACCGTCGATACCGAAGCAAAATGGTTTACCGCCCGGGTTTCTCCCATGTCGGAAAATTCCGTGATCTGGGTAGCGCGAGATATTAGCGATCGCAAAGAAGCCGAGTTAGCCCTGCATCTTGCCCAACAACAATCAGAAAGTTTACTGCTGAATATTCTGCCGAAAACCATTGCCGAACAGTTGAAACAATCCACGGATGCGATCGCCGAACATTTTGATGAGGTGAGTATTTTATTTTCCGATATTGTCGGGTTTACTCCTCTTTCCGCTCGATTATCCCCCATCGACTTAGTAAAACTGCTCAATGAGATGTTTTCCAAGTTTGATAAATTGGCCGAAAAGTATCAATTAGAAAAGATTAAAACCATTGGGGATGCATATATGGTGGCCGCTGGTTTACCCGTCCAGCGCAAAAATCATGCCCAGGCGATCGCCGAAATGGCCTTGGATATGCAAGGCTCGATCCAGCAATTTTCCCTAGAAAATCGAGAGGAATTTCAAATTAGAATTGGCATTCATAGTGGGCCGGTGGTGGCGGGCGTGATTGGCAAGAAAAAGTTTAGTTATGACTTATGGGGAGATACGGTTAATGTTGCCTCCCGGATGGAATCATCAGGAATTCCCGGCAAAATTCAAATTACTGGTGACACTTATGAATTATTAAAAGATCGGTATGTTGTGGAAAAACGCGGTCAAATATTTGTCAAGGGCAAAGGAGACATGATTACCTATTGGCTGATTGACAGAAAGGCAGATAAATTGTCAGGGGAAAAATCCCAGATCACCCAGAATAGCCATCCCGCATAAATTGGGGCTATTTATCTCTGGGTAAAAAAATATTTAGGGGTCGAGGGAGGAAGCATGAGGAAACAGGAGGAAACATTTAGGGCTAAATCCTCAATTTCCCCATAGCCAAGGTTTCAGTCTGTCGGGATTAATGCAGCGCCCCTTGACTGATGCGCGATCGCCCATCAAAAATGCCACCTTATGCTCCCAAATATCTTATGGTAGCCACCCATTAACATATCAATGCAGGATAATTCCCCCGCCCTGGTTCAGGTGGCCGCCAAAGACCAGCGCCGGAATCGTGCTAACATTCATCATTACTACTGAATTACTACTGAATTACTGATAAATTATTCAGCCCGGTTGAGAAAAACTCGCTGAAATCGACTAGATTTAAAATAATTACTGCTAATTGCCTTCATTTCCTTTTCCATTAAATTGTGACTTCTAGTTTCAGCGCTATCAGACCCGATCCAGAACCGGCAGACCGTGCCGCCGGTTCTCCTGCCGTTTTGGTTCGTGCGGTGCAATTTAAAGAACTGATAAAAGTGGCAGATATTTTAACCGAAAGTTTTCACTCTCAAGGAGGAATAAACTTCTGGTTAAATCCCTTGTTTCGCCTGGGAATTTATGAAGATTTACGCACCCGGATGCAATCCATTTCACCCCATTACATATGCCTAGTGGCGATCGCCTCCAACCCGCTGAACCTTCCCGTCAGCGATCGTCCCATCATTGGCACCGTGGAAATGGGCAGCAAAAGCCCCTCGGTGGGACAAAATCTCGCTTCTCGATGCTTATACTTATCCAACCTCGCGGTTTCTCCCCCATATCGGCGCCAAGGGGTAGCCGCCCAATTATTGCATCGTTGTGAAGAAATTGCCCTAGAGTGGGGGTTTAATGAGCTTTTTTTGCACGTCCTAGAAAATAACCAAGCCGCCAAACAGCTTTACTTTCATCATGGGTATCGGTTACAGTACATCGAACCTTATTGGATGTCTTGGTTCTTTTGGCGACCTCGGCGAATGCTCTTACATAAGCACATTGCCGGTTGCCGCTAATGGGATTAATGCGATCGCTAACCATTCATCCCCCGGTTCATCAGTCCTGCCCCTGCCAAATCTCCCCAATTCTAGGCACTCAAAGGATGTTTGGCTGCCGCTTCATAAATTTTAACAAAAAATTTATCAAATTTGGCTAAAAAGAAATTGACATTTTGAACCCGCTTAAACAATAATAGAAGATTGTGTAAACTCTAGCTGGACAGACCCTTGGCTAACGTCGTTGTTATAGGCGCCCAATGGGGCGATGAAGGAAAAGGTAAAATCACTGACTTACTCAGCAAGTCAGCCAACGTAGTAGTACGTTACCAAGGAGGGGTCAACGCCGGTCATACGGTTGTGGTAAACGACCAGACCTTTAAACTGCACCTGATTCCTTCTGGTATTCTTTATCCTGCCACTGAATGTATCATTGGATCAGGGACGGTGATTGACCCGAAAGTTTTGATTCAAGAACTGGATCAGCTAGAGGGTCTGAATATTTCCACAAAAAATTTGATGGTGTCTCAGACTGCCCATGTCACCATGCCTTACCATCGACTCATTGACGAGGCATCGGAAGAAAAACGGGGCAATAATAAAATTGGCACCACGGGACGGGGCATTGGCCCAACTTATGCGGACAAGTCAGAGCGGACTGGCATTCGGATCCTGGACTTAATGGATCCAGATGGGCTGAAAGAAAAACTGATTTGGACGATCAATTATAAGAATGTCATTTTAGAAAAGCTCTATGACTTGCCGCCGTTAGATCCGCAAACGGTGATCGCCGAGTACCTGGAATACGCCGATCGCCTGCGACCCCATGTCGTCGATGCGTCCTTGAAAATCTATGACGCAATCAAAGAACGGCGCAATATTTTGTTTGAAGGCGCCCAAGGCACCTTACTGGACTTGGATCACGGCACCTATCCTTATGTCACCTCCTCTAACCCGGTGGCTGGTGGGGCTTGTGTCGGGGCAGGAGTTGGCCCGACAATGATTGACCGCGTGATTGGGGTCTCCAAAGCCTATACCACTCGTGTGGGGGAAGGGCCATTTCCCACGGAAATGAAAGAAGGAATTGGCGAGTTGTTGTGCGATCGCGGGGCAGAATTTGGCACCACCACTGGTCGCAAACGGCGTTGCGGTTGGTTTGATGCGGTCATCGGTCGTTATGCGGTGCGGATCAATGGTCTAGAT encodes:
- a CDS encoding adenylate/guanylate cyclase domain-containing protein, translated to MLHNSVKVPLRLMLIIPFALQILVAVGLTAGLSWYNGKKAVNDLSSQLMTEVAAQVKQRVNQLGNPPDRVLTPSEIGNLLQSLNINQFKQIAIVERSGKIVVRRESNLPLIPNSEAPESIKTMPNGDELIQSAMQFLQLDRQDWAEIDQSQRYRFTFNGQSYVFHVTPIAQGPELDWLLFILIPESALMAPINADLGKAILIGIGALGLTSLTALTITEFMRQRIRQLREAAQEIAQGKTGQTIDRITVDRIMVKELAILAHSLDEMMQEMQQSAEKSAVYTQELQQQLEAKTEQLEREIRDRHIVEQQLQTSERKMRAFFAAMTDLILVLDTDGNFEIAPTNPAALYSPDIDIIGLTIEHFCLEENFQWLQDKIQRVLETQETLNFDYRLTVDTEAKWFTARVSPMSENSVIWVARDISDRKEAELALHLAQQQSESLLLNILPKTIAEQLKQSTDAIAEHFDEVSILFSDIVGFTPLSARLSPIDLVKLLNEMFSKFDKLAEKYQLEKIKTIGDAYMVAAGLPVQRKNHAQAIAEMALDMQGSIQQFSLENREEFQIRIGIHSGPVVAGVIGKKKFSYDLWGDTVNVASRMESSGIPGKIQITGDTYELLKDRYVVEKRGQIFVKGKGDMITYWLIDRKADKLSGEKSQITQNSHPA
- a CDS encoding N-acetyltransferase, which codes for MTSSFSAIRPDPEPADRAAGSPAVLVRAVQFKELIKVADILTESFHSQGGINFWLNPLFRLGIYEDLRTRMQSISPHYICLVAIASNPLNLPVSDRPIIGTVEMGSKSPSVGQNLASRCLYLSNLAVSPPYRRQGVAAQLLHRCEEIALEWGFNELFLHVLENNQAAKQLYFHHGYRLQYIEPYWMSWFFWRPRRMLLHKHIAGCR
- a CDS encoding adenylosuccinate synthase; the protein is MANVVVIGAQWGDEGKGKITDLLSKSANVVVRYQGGVNAGHTVVVNDQTFKLHLIPSGILYPATECIIGSGTVIDPKVLIQELDQLEGLNISTKNLMVSQTAHVTMPYHRLIDEASEEKRGNNKIGTTGRGIGPTYADKSERTGIRILDLMDPDGLKEKLIWTINYKNVILEKLYDLPPLDPQTVIAEYLEYADRLRPHVVDASLKIYDAIKERRNILFEGAQGTLLDLDHGTYPYVTSSNPVAGGACVGAGVGPTMIDRVIGVSKAYTTRVGEGPFPTEMKEGIGELLCDRGAEFGTTTGRKRRCGWFDAVIGRYAVRINGLDCLAITKMDVLDTLEEIKVCVAYEIDGVRCENFPNNARQFARCQPIYETVPGWKQSTENCRTLEDLPKEALDYLKFLAELMEVPIAIVSLGADRDQTIIVEDPIHGPKRALLDANGTPVSAKP